In Malus sylvestris chromosome 2, drMalSylv7.2, whole genome shotgun sequence, the genomic stretch CACAAAGCAGTCACCTAAAGAAAcaaatttacaacaaaacaCAATATAAGCTCACAAAAAAAGCAGAGGCTAGTTTTTtgtgaagggaaaaaaaactcaaaataaggcCTCTTTCCAGTTGtttgatttttatatttttgtaatgCTTTAATTTTCCTCATCATTATAAAAGCAGCCTAGGAGCTAACATAAAGAAATAATGTTATTAAGGTGCAAAATCCAAAATAAATTGTATTCTTTGGCCACAGAAGCGACCTGCACAGTAGATGTATTCTCGAAGAAGTTCCGGATGAGTGGCTTCATTTCAAACACATCCTCTGGGATCCATGTATCCCCCATCTTTGGAAAAGTATTATAGGCATGCCCCTGTACATagaagaatatatatatgtaatctCCAACTTTGGAAAAGACACATATCATCCATTTAGTTGACTGTGATATTCAAGAAGATGAATAATTACATACAGCATCATTCCCGGCAACAAATGCTCCTGAGACAGCAGTTACTCCAACAAGTAAGCTTACAGGGAGAGCAAGTTGCTTCACCTTTGCTGCCCCACGTACCCAAGCTAGAGATTCAGCAGGTGGTTCGGGCATGACAACAGAAAGACCAGTCCATAAAAGGCCACAATATATAGCAAAGGCTGAAGTAAGATGAGCTGCAAGACGGTAAGGGCTTACTCTTGGCTGAGCATACTCAGATGGTGGCTCCTGTGAGAGACATAATTATTTAAAGATCCATCATTAACTACATTCCAATCcaaaccaaataaacaaataaacataTATCTAACCTCTAAACCACTTTTAACCATCCACCAGCCAATTAAACCCTGCCCAGCACCAAGGGCAAAAAGAGTCGAGAGTCTCGCTCCAAGCTGTAAGGTAATATACCCCTTAcgaagaaaatatgagaatggCAAGGCAAACATAATACCCAGTGCCCTTCCCCACATACGATGTGCATATTCCATCCAATAGATAAATTTGAAATCGTCAATACTCATCCCTCGATTTACACTGCAGTCAAGAACCAGGTAACATCACAAGGGTCCATAAGAACTTCAACCACCATTCAAAACAACATAAATTATGTAATTAGTCAATCCTACAAATCTGggtaaacaaaaaataaaaaatgctagAAGGACACATGAACATTAGAATTATCGTAAGTAATAAAGTCCTTAAAAGcacatatattttgttttaacATCAGTAAGGAAATGATTGCATCTGCGCCAACTTCAGTAATTCCGGAAGGCTTTTAACGTGCAGTCTTAGTTTCAGTTTACACTAACCGCTTATACTCAGGGGACTGCTTGTACTTCTCAAACTCAAGCAGCCAATCCTCATCTGAGAGAGGCGGGAGACCCCCAGTAAATTTCCAATCAGTCATTGAAAGACCAGATCGTGTAAGTCGTGTAATACCGCCAAGTATCACCATACTAAAAACCCATGCAGCAGAGCCAAAAAGCCAAATGCCAACCATTTTCTGAGCATGAGGTCCTCCATTTACAAGAAGCTTCAATCCCTCCTTATTTTGAATGCCTACGGAAGCCACAGTGGACATATTCCTTATAGA encodes the following:
- the LOC126609550 gene encoding cytochrome c oxidase assembly protein COX15-like isoform X1, whose translation is MFRSRVVGLFLKNNGKALYNIRGTTPSRVLNEESFRLLSTGVTRKCLDGFRSLPKGNYVPSIRNMSTVASVGIQNKEGLKLLVNGGPHAQKMVGIWLFGSAAWVFSMVILGGITRLTRSGLSMTDWKFTGGLPPLSDEDWLLEFEKYKQSPEYKRVNRGMSIDDFKFIYWMEYAHRMWGRALGIMFALPFSYFLRKGYITLQLGARLSTLFALGAGQGLIGWWMVKSGLEEPPSEYAQPRVSPYRLAAHLTSAFAIYCGLLWTGLSVVMPEPPAESLAWVRGAAKVKQLALPVSLLVGVTAVSGAFVAGNDAGHAYNTFPKMGDTWIPEDVFEMKPLIRNFFENTSTVQLDHRILATATLFSIGALWWSTRKFDIHPAVRSLIGSSVGMAGLQVTLGISTLLSYVPVELGTAHQAGALTLLTLMILLNHTLRRPSASLLKSLPQVAKTI